In one uncultured Methanoregula sp. genomic region, the following are encoded:
- a CDS encoding PAS domain S-box protein produces MNAPSDEEPDIESQREKIIGLGKLSIRKSYYPELQQQQEALKQSEARLRSILHASPVMQFVIDQDHHVISWNRAIESYSGIRAEDILGTDGQWRPFYPEKRPVLADILLDQTLDLLPELYEEKFSRSRFVEDGYEVIKFFPKMGADGKWLHATAVQIRDAKGAITGAIETLEDITDRRDAELALKESEKFLNNVIENIPDMIFVKDARDLRFVRFNRAGEDLIGFSREDLYGKNDHDFFPEDEADFFTRKDREVLDNRQVVDIPEEKIQTRHKGERILHTKKISITDENGTPTFLMGISEDITERKRMENALQMARNKINLLNTVTFQDIQTAAFSLTAYHELLLRIVTDEKTKSFLEKQVSANKKIIDSLTFAKNYQDMGVKPPQWQDISRVFVLAISHLDFLRIKRNFHAEGLEVYADPLLEKVFFNLMQNVLKYGVHATEVTIRYQERPDGLVLILEDNGVGIPAEEKHMIFDRGYGKDNGLGLFLVREVLSITGMSIKETGEPDKGARFEILVPKECYRITEEQPKK; encoded by the coding sequence ATGAACGCGCCTTCTGATGAAGAACCGGATATTGAAAGCCAGCGGGAGAAGATTATCGGCCTTGGCAAATTATCCATCCGTAAAAGTTACTACCCCGAACTCCAGCAGCAGCAGGAGGCGCTGAAACAGAGCGAAGCACGGTTACGTTCCATCCTCCACGCCTCGCCGGTGATGCAGTTTGTCATCGACCAGGACCACCACGTCATCTCCTGGAACAGGGCAATTGAGAGCTACAGCGGGATCCGGGCTGAAGACATCCTGGGTACGGATGGGCAGTGGCGGCCATTCTACCCGGAGAAGCGGCCGGTTCTTGCGGATATCCTCCTTGATCAGACCCTTGACCTGCTGCCGGAATTGTATGAGGAAAAATTCAGCAGGTCCCGGTTTGTTGAAGACGGCTATGAAGTGATTAAATTCTTCCCGAAAATGGGAGCGGATGGAAAATGGCTGCATGCAACAGCTGTCCAGATCCGGGATGCGAAAGGGGCCATAACCGGGGCCATCGAGACGCTTGAGGATATCACGGATCGGAGAGATGCCGAACTGGCCCTCAAAGAAAGCGAGAAATTCCTCAATAATGTTATTGAGAATATCCCAGACATGATCTTTGTGAAGGATGCCCGTGATCTCCGGTTCGTGCGGTTTAACCGGGCCGGCGAGGACCTGATCGGGTTTTCCCGGGAAGATCTCTATGGGAAAAACGATCATGACTTCTTCCCGGAAGACGAAGCTGACTTTTTTACCCGGAAGGACCGGGAGGTTCTTGACAACCGGCAGGTCGTGGATATTCCCGAAGAGAAGATCCAGACCCGGCACAAGGGCGAGAGGATCCTTCACACCAAGAAGATCTCGATCACCGATGAGAACGGAACACCCACCTTTCTGATGGGGATCTCGGAGGATATCACCGAGCGCAAGCGGATGGAGAATGCACTCCAGATGGCCCGCAACAAGATAAACCTGCTGAATACCGTTACGTTCCAGGATATCCAGACTGCAGCCTTCTCACTCACGGCTTATCATGAACTCCTCCTGCGTATCGTCACGGATGAAAAAACAAAATCATTCCTGGAAAAACAGGTGTCCGCAAACAAGAAGATCATCGATTCGCTGACCTTTGCGAAGAATTACCAGGATATGGGTGTCAAACCCCCGCAATGGCAGGATATCAGCCGGGTCTTCGTGTTAGCTATCTCGCACCTGGATTTTTTAAGGATCAAGCGGAATTTCCATGCGGAAGGCCTCGAGGTTTATGCCGATCCCCTGCTTGAGAAGGTATTTTTCAACCTGATGCAGAACGTTCTCAAGTACGGAGTGCATGCAACCGAGGTGACCATCAGATATCAGGAAAGACCCGACGGGCTTGTGCTTATCCTCGAGGACAATGGAGTAGGCATTCCTGCCGAGGAGAAACATATGATCTTTGACCGGGGTTACGGAAAAGACAACGGTCTTGGACTTTTCCTTGTAAGGGAAGTCCTGTCCATTACCGGTATGAGCATCAAGGAGACCGGGGAGCCGGACAAGGGGGCTCGTTTCGAGATCCTGGTGCCAAAGGAATGTTACCGGATTACAGAAGAACAACCAAAAAAATAA
- a CDS encoding PAS domain S-box protein, which produces MNKTRSGGEGNVAADILSERVWQATIISSTVAVLLFSIYCLSHGITIIFMHLYYFPIVLLAYRYRSRGFVLAVLLSLTYIWLSYFYDAGQADIITGAWYRFFVFIGIAAVIAYLSEQLAGGQKALLASEMKYRTFFNTSMDCVFITTLDGRWVDFNDAAVAFFGYGSREELAGVKIGDLYARPADRNDHIRNIQEKEYSLEYPVNLKKKDGTVINTLITTIPRKDGDGTIIGFQGTIRDITERRHTAERLDQQFRFLQQLIDTIPSPVFYKDANGIYIGCNHSFENYLGRTRDQIIGKSVYQISPKELADTYFAKDKELLDHPGTQRYEARVKYADSSVHDVIFYKATFSDTHGAVQGLVGIILDITERKHAEESVRQSFALLKSVFDSPKDVVIFALDRQYRYIAFNDNHRQTMKQIWGADISVGASMPGFITSEEDRNRAISNFDRALLGESFTQVEAYGNAALARRWYEDIYNPITDSNGNVIGLTLFLTDITDRKRGEDALRLQNQIFETIAEGVYLIRASDGTIVYTNEKFDRMFRYAKGEAIGRHVSVVNAPEEGTSSRDTADRIMKALHETGEWRGEVKNITKDGTMFWSLAVVSTFEHPEFGSVWISAHTDINGRKIAEEALRESEKRYRDMFEINNAVMLILDPEDGRIVDANSAACRYYGYTREEITGLVIMQINIQDSDATRDDLARARGSQGAVFQFRHRKKDGELRDVEVFSGPIFLGGRRLLHSIIQDVTDRKKVEKAVEAAVNLNQLIDTLSISESMSFTLDEAQRLTSSGIGFFHFVNEGEKTIQLIAWSSETRKHCFIPKEPEKNYPVEKGGVWLDALRERRPVIHNDYASLPHKKGLPEGHVPVIRELVVPIFDEDRIVAIIGVGNKARDYDERDTNVLTLLAKNTWTLIQRKRVDEALRDSEQKFRDIFNNTTDAIHIHEIREDGIPGRFTDVNDISCRMLGYTREELLNMTPLDIATEYHNPPIATIFESQRMLGVARFETEHRTKDGRAIPVEVNTHVVTIQGRKLMLGVVRDITERKKAEALLKHFNEELEQDVKIRTEELNASLDEKVMLLREVHHRVKNNLQIIISLVNLQMRQIDDERLKQVMAETQNRVKAMSLVHEKLYQSGDIAHISLADYTRFMATQLLNFYGVNSRRVKVTIDIGTIMLDINTAIPLGLIINELISNALKHAFPGNTQGMLSVSARDEGDLVHLTIQDDGKGLPPDLDWRTAESLGLRLVVSLVEQLDGTIELDRSAGTRFVIVVQKKE; this is translated from the coding sequence ATGAATAAAACCCGGTCCGGTGGTGAAGGGAATGTTGCTGCAGACATACTTTCAGAGCGCGTATGGCAGGCAACCATCATCTCCAGCACTGTTGCTGTCCTGCTCTTCTCGATCTACTGCCTTTCGCACGGAATCACGATCATCTTCATGCACCTGTATTACTTCCCGATCGTGCTCCTCGCGTACCGCTACCGGTCCCGCGGGTTTGTTCTCGCAGTGCTTCTCTCGCTTACGTATATCTGGCTTTCGTATTTCTATGATGCCGGGCAGGCCGATATCATCACCGGTGCATGGTACCGCTTTTTTGTGTTTATCGGGATTGCCGCGGTTATTGCATACCTGTCCGAGCAGCTTGCGGGGGGCCAGAAGGCACTACTCGCGAGCGAGATGAAATACCGGACCTTCTTCAATACGTCGATGGACTGCGTGTTCATCACAACACTTGATGGCCGGTGGGTGGATTTCAACGACGCTGCCGTTGCATTCTTCGGATATGGCAGCCGGGAAGAACTGGCCGGAGTGAAGATTGGCGACCTGTATGCCAGGCCGGCCGACCGGAACGATCATATCCGGAATATACAGGAAAAAGAATATTCTCTGGAATATCCGGTTAATCTGAAAAAGAAAGACGGCACGGTCATCAATACCCTGATAACCACCATCCCCAGAAAAGATGGCGATGGAACGATCATCGGCTTCCAGGGTACGATCCGGGATATAACGGAAAGGAGACATACAGCTGAGCGTCTGGACCAGCAGTTCCGGTTCCTGCAGCAGCTCATCGATACGATCCCGAGCCCGGTCTTCTATAAGGATGCAAACGGGATTTATATCGGGTGCAACCACTCCTTTGAGAATTATCTTGGCCGGACCAGGGACCAGATTATCGGCAAATCCGTATACCAGATCTCACCAAAAGAGCTTGCAGACACATACTTTGCAAAAGACAAGGAACTTCTGGATCATCCGGGCACCCAGCGTTACGAGGCCCGGGTGAAGTACGCAGACAGTTCAGTCCACGATGTTATTTTCTATAAAGCCACGTTTTCCGATACCCACGGGGCCGTCCAGGGGCTTGTCGGGATCATCCTGGATATCACGGAACGCAAGCATGCGGAAGAATCGGTCAGGCAATCGTTTGCCCTTCTCAAAAGCGTATTTGACAGCCCCAAAGACGTAGTGATCTTTGCCCTTGACCGGCAGTACCGCTATATCGCATTCAATGATAATCACCGGCAGACAATGAAACAGATCTGGGGAGCCGATATCTCCGTTGGAGCCAGCATGCCCGGCTTCATCACGAGCGAGGAAGACCGGAACAGGGCAATCAGTAATTTTGATCGGGCTCTTCTGGGGGAATCATTCACCCAGGTTGAAGCATACGGGAACGCGGCCCTGGCACGCAGGTGGTATGAGGACATTTATAACCCGATCACCGATAGCAACGGGAACGTGATCGGCCTCACGCTGTTCCTGACAGATATTACCGACCGCAAGCGCGGAGAGGACGCACTCCGGCTCCAGAACCAGATCTTCGAGACCATTGCAGAAGGAGTGTACCTGATCCGGGCCAGTGATGGCACGATCGTCTATACCAATGAAAAGTTCGACAGGATGTTCCGGTATGCGAAAGGTGAGGCGATCGGCAGGCATGTCTCCGTTGTCAATGCGCCTGAAGAGGGGACGAGCTCCCGGGATACTGCCGACCGGATCATGAAGGCCCTTCACGAAACAGGTGAATGGAGAGGGGAGGTAAAGAACATCACAAAAGATGGTACGATGTTCTGGAGCCTCGCCGTGGTGTCGACATTCGAACATCCCGAGTTCGGCAGCGTCTGGATCTCTGCCCACACGGATATCAACGGGCGCAAGATCGCGGAGGAGGCCCTCAGGGAGAGCGAGAAACGGTACCGCGATATGTTCGAGATCAACAACGCCGTGATGCTTATCCTTGATCCAGAGGATGGCAGGATCGTGGATGCCAACAGCGCTGCCTGCCGTTACTATGGTTATACCCGCGAGGAGATTACCGGGCTTGTGATCATGCAGATTAATATCCAGGATTCGGATGCTACACGAGATGACCTGGCCCGTGCCAGGGGAAGCCAGGGTGCCGTGTTCCAGTTCCGGCACCGGAAAAAGGACGGGGAGTTACGGGATGTTGAGGTTTTCAGCGGCCCTATCTTTTTGGGTGGCCGCCGGCTCCTGCATTCCATCATCCAGGACGTGACCGACCGTAAAAAAGTGGAAAAGGCTGTTGAAGCTGCCGTAAATCTGAACCAGCTGATCGATACCTTATCCATCAGCGAATCCATGAGTTTCACCCTTGATGAAGCACAACGACTTACCTCCAGCGGAATCGGGTTCTTCCATTTTGTCAACGAGGGTGAGAAAACAATCCAGCTGATCGCGTGGTCTTCGGAGACAAGGAAGCACTGCTTCATCCCCAAGGAACCCGAGAAGAACTACCCGGTGGAAAAAGGCGGGGTCTGGCTGGATGCTCTCCGTGAACGCAGGCCGGTCATTCACAATGACTATGCCAGCCTCCCCCATAAAAAAGGCCTGCCGGAAGGGCATGTGCCGGTAATCCGGGAACTGGTTGTGCCCATTTTCGACGAGGACCGGATTGTTGCGATCATCGGTGTGGGCAACAAAGCAAGGGATTACGATGAAAGGGATACCAATGTCCTGACCCTGCTGGCAAAGAACACCTGGACCCTGATCCAGCGCAAGCGGGTGGATGAGGCACTCCGGGACAGCGAGCAGAAGTTCCGCGATATCTTCAACAACACAACGGATGCGATCCACATCCACGAGATTCGCGAGGACGGTATCCCCGGCCGGTTTACCGATGTCAACGACATTTCCTGCCGGATGCTGGGATACACGCGGGAGGAACTGCTGAATATGACCCCGCTCGATATCGCAACGGAGTACCATAACCCCCCGATTGCGACGATCTTTGAGAGCCAGCGCATGCTCGGGGTGGCGCGGTTCGAAACGGAACACCGGACAAAAGACGGACGGGCAATTCCGGTGGAGGTGAACACCCATGTCGTCACCATCCAGGGCAGGAAGTTGATGCTCGGTGTTGTCCGGGACATTACCGAACGGAAAAAAGCCGAAGCCTTGCTGAAACATTTCAACGAGGAACTCGAACAGGACGTCAAGATCCGTACCGAAGAGCTGAATGCATCACTGGACGAGAAAGTCATGCTCCTCCGTGAAGTCCATCACCGGGTCAAGAACAATCTCCAGATCATCATCAGCCTGGTCAATCTCCAGATGCGCCAGATTGATGATGAACGATTGAAACAGGTTATGGCAGAGACGCAGAACCGGGTCAAGGCAATGTCCCTTGTTCACGAGAAGCTCTACCAATCTGGAGACATCGCCCATATCAGTCTTGCTGACTATACGCGGTTCATGGCAACCCAGCTCTTAAACTTTTATGGCGTGAATTCCCGGCGGGTAAAAGTAACTATTGACATCGGAACGATCATGCTTGATATCAACACGGCAATCCCGCTGGGGCTTATCATCAACGAACTGATCAGCAACGCATTGAAACATGCTTTCCCTGGCAACACGCAGGGAATGTTATCTGTCTCTGCAAGGGATGAGGGCGACCTGGTACATCTTACGATACAAGACGATGGAAAAGGATTACCCCCGGATCTGGACTGGCGGACTGCGGAGTCGCTCGGGCTCCGGCTGGTGGTCTCTCTCGTGGAACAGTTGGACGGCACCATTGAACTGGACCGGAGTGCGGGAACGAGGTTTGTCATAGTGGTGCAGAAGAAAGAGTGA
- a CDS encoding MASE3 domain-containing protein, whose protein sequence is MADFYTDGESKKITSPENLLQLAFIAVILIALYLISTVNYILFHGIAELAGFAVVFSIFIIIGNTRNVMTDGFFLIVGISFIILGSIDRPHSHVQGYGVCKWSEDAKSHNPK, encoded by the coding sequence TTGGCGGATTTTTACACCGATGGAGAATCCAAAAAAATCACCAGCCCGGAAAACCTCCTTCAGCTTGCCTTTATCGCGGTTATCCTCATAGCCCTCTACCTCATCAGCACGGTAAACTACATCCTCTTTCATGGCATCGCTGAACTCGCCGGCTTTGCCGTTGTTTTCTCGATCTTCATCATCATTGGGAATACCCGTAATGTGATGACGGATGGGTTTTTCCTCATTGTCGGGATCTCGTTCATCATCTTAGGCAGCATCGATCGTCCACACTCTCACGTTCAAGGATATGGCGTTTGCAAATGGTCAGAGGATGCGAAATCCCATAATC